Proteins encoded in a region of the Candidatus Margulisiibacteriota bacterium genome:
- a CDS encoding PAS domain-containing protein, with product MRLRGKAEWSQLKAERYFQDLFEKSTTPSLIFKDGHFINANPTALKMLGLESLNELLNKNPVDISPEKQPDGQLSKEKNILEINQATTKGSTRFEWIHLRRDGSTFPVEVNLTSIGTPDGKLIYGTWTDISERKNREAELKKSEEAYRTLAENLPGLVFRCHLEKGHAMQLFNNMLAPLTGYTEQELMKDGLCTIEPIIHPDDKQMVMDTLKESVYYNKPFRIEYRIIHKTGQVKYLSHRGRPVYDDLGKALYIDGVFFDVTDSKQADQRLAENEARFKTLFEVSPNPIFIESLDGKIIDCNAAAAKLFGYTKDEMLRLNTAALVPPQVAASFPDLVKMVLEKGEFFTEAQNKKKSGELFPAEVWIKAIEVNGQKMVLVAVQDVTGRKLTEGKMKEELEMLSLISNTAAGRELKMIEMEKEVNALLKELGKEAKYK from the coding sequence ATGCGGCTCCGGGGGAAAGCGGAATGGTCGCAGCTGAAAGCGGAAAGATATTTTCAGGACCTGTTCGAGAAATCAACCACTCCTTCCCTGATTTTTAAGGACGGTCATTTCATCAACGCTAATCCGACCGCGCTGAAAATGCTCGGACTGGAAAGCCTAAACGAACTTTTAAACAAGAATCCGGTCGACATTTCACCGGAAAAACAACCGGACGGCCAACTTTCAAAAGAAAAAAACATCCTGGAGATCAATCAAGCGACCACCAAGGGCTCGACCCGCTTTGAATGGATCCATCTTCGCCGGGACGGATCGACCTTCCCGGTCGAGGTCAATTTAACTTCCATCGGCACGCCGGATGGCAAGCTGATTTATGGCACCTGGACCGATATTTCCGAAAGGAAAAACAGGGAGGCGGAACTTAAAAAAAGCGAGGAAGCATACCGAACGCTGGCGGAAAATCTTCCCGGACTGGTTTTTCGCTGTCATCTGGAAAAAGGGCACGCAATGCAGCTCTTCAACAACATGCTGGCCCCGTTGACCGGCTACACGGAACAGGAATTAATGAAGGACGGCCTTTGCACGATCGAACCGATCATTCACCCCGACGACAAACAGATGGTCATGGATACGCTCAAAGAATCGGTCTATTACAACAAGCCGTTCCGGATCGAATACCGGATCATCCACAAGACCGGCCAAGTAAAGTACCTTAGCCACCGGGGGCGCCCGGTCTACGACGACCTGGGGAAGGCCCTTTATATCGACGGGGTCTTTTTTGACGTGACCGACAGCAAACAAGCGGACCAACGGCTGGCCGAGAACGAAGCTCGCTTTAAAACTCTTTTTGAGGTCTCGCCCAATCCGATCTTCATTGAATCGCTCGACGGCAAAATCATCGATTGCAACGCCGCCGCCGCCAAATTGTTCGGTTATACCAAGGACGAAATGCTCCGGCTTAACACGGCCGCGCTGGTCCCGCCTCAAGTCGCGGCCTCTTTTCCCGACCTGGTAAAAATGGTCCTGGAAAAAGGGGAATTTTTTACCGAAGCGCAAAACAAGAAAAAGAGCGGCGAACTTTTCCCGGCCGAGGTCTGGATCAAAGCGATCGAAGTAAACGGCCAAAAGATGGTCCTGGTCGCGGTCCAGGACGTTACCGGCCGGAAATTAACCGAAGGGAAAATGAAGGAAGAGCTGGAGATGCTCTCCCTGATCAGCAATACCGCCGCCGGACGGGAACTAAAAATGATCGAGATGGAAAAAGAAGTCAACGCTCTATTAAAAGAATTAGGAAAAGAGGCAAAATATAAATAA
- a CDS encoding chorismate synthase yields the protein MLRYLTAGESHGPALVAVLDGCPANLPLSSDDLSVDLGRRQGGYGRGARMGIEKDVAQILSGIRNGLTIGSPIALSIGNKSTEFFAKPISQIRPGHADLAGAIKYNQKDIRNILERASARETAGRVAVGAIAKKLLAQFAIKVESRLVQVGGTTGEDSIKAAIDRAREAGDTLGGVFEVIVSGVPAGIGSYVQWDRRMDGKLAAALMAIPAIKGVEVGLGFAAASLPGSKVHDEVFHEQDRGFYHKTNHAGGLEGGVTNGEPIVLRAAMKPISTLKNPLDSVDLVTKSKTKAFVERSDVSAVEAAAVVGEAVVALEVANGFLEKFGGDSLEELKDNFSSYQKRLSML from the coding sequence ATGTTGCGCTATTTGACCGCTGGTGAATCCCATGGTCCGGCCTTGGTCGCCGTTCTCGACGGTTGCCCGGCCAATCTTCCTTTATCGTCCGATGATTTGAGCGTCGATTTAGGGCGTCGTCAGGGAGGGTATGGGCGTGGAGCGAGAATGGGGATAGAAAAGGATGTCGCCCAAATCCTTTCCGGGATCAGGAACGGCCTGACCATCGGGAGCCCGATCGCCCTCTCCATCGGCAACAAGAGCACGGAGTTTTTTGCTAAACCGATCTCCCAGATCCGGCCCGGCCATGCCGATCTGGCGGGGGCCATTAAGTATAACCAAAAAGATATTCGCAACATCCTCGAGCGCGCTTCCGCCAGGGAAACGGCCGGGCGTGTTGCTGTTGGAGCGATCGCCAAAAAACTCCTGGCGCAGTTTGCCATTAAAGTGGAGAGCCGGCTGGTTCAGGTTGGCGGGACGACCGGGGAAGACTCGATCAAAGCCGCGATTGACCGGGCTCGGGAAGCCGGAGACACTTTAGGGGGCGTTTTTGAAGTGATCGTTAGCGGAGTTCCGGCCGGCATCGGAAGTTATGTCCAGTGGGATAGGCGAATGGACGGCAAATTAGCCGCCGCGTTGATGGCTATCCCGGCGATCAAAGGGGTGGAGGTCGGCCTTGGCTTTGCCGCCGCTTCTTTGCCCGGCTCCAAAGTCCACGATGAGGTCTTTCATGAGCAAGACCGCGGTTTTTATCATAAAACCAATCATGCCGGAGGGCTGGAAGGCGGGGTGACCAATGGCGAGCCCATAGTTCTCCGCGCCGCCATGAAGCCGATCTCAACTCTGAAAAACCCGCTTGATTCCGTTGATCTGGTCACAAAAAGCAAAACGAAGGCTTTTGTTGAGCGTTCCGATGTCAGTGCGGTAGAGGCGGCGGCGGTGGTCGGCGAGGCGGTGGTTGCCCTGGAAGTGGCCAACGGTTTCCTGGAAAAGTTCGGCGGCGACAGCCTCGAAGAGTTAAAGGACAATTTTT